The DNA window GCAGCCAGGAGATGCGTTGGTCGTCCGAAAGCTCAACCATGCACAATGCCCGTTCCGGTCATCCCTTGCGCCCGATCTTGCCTTCGGTGCCCGCCAGGAGGCGCCGAATGTTGGCATTGTGCTTTGCCCAGACGATGACGGTCAGCAGGACAAACACGGCCGCCAGCAGGTTGTTGCCAAGCGCCCACAGAGCAAGCGGCACAATCACGGTGGCGACGAGAGCGGCGAGGGACGAGTAGCGGCTGAAATAGGCGACGGCGATCCAGACGCCGGCGAAAATGAGCACTGCCGGCCAGAACAGACCGAGCAGCACGCCGATGTAGGTGGCGACGCCCTTGCCGCCCTTGAAGCCGAGCCAGATCGGGAAGAGATGACCGAGGAAAGCGGCCACGCCGGCGACAACGTTCGCCTCCGGCACCTCTGGCATCGCAAACCGGACAAGCAGAACGGCCGCAGTGCCCTTGAGGAGGTCGAGGAGCAGCGTCGCGGC is part of the Pleomorphomonas sp. PLEO genome and encodes:
- the plsY gene encoding glycerol-3-phosphate 1-O-acyltransferase PlsY — encoded protein: MFESVAPWVAYVVAALVGYGLGSIPFGLLLTRAAGLGDVRAIGSGNIGATNVLRTGNKKLAAATLLLDLLKGTAAVLLVRFAMPEVPEANVVAGVAAFLGHLFPIWLGFKGGKGVATYIGVLLGLFWPAVLIFAGVWIAVAYFSRYSSLAALVATVIVPLALWALGNNLLAAVFVLLTVIVWAKHNANIRRLLAGTEGKIGRKG